The proteins below are encoded in one region of Clostridium estertheticum:
- a CDS encoding Cof-type HAD-IIB family hydrolase, whose translation MGYKLVCIDMDGTLLNSKHKVSNASKEALLKAHNKGVKIVISTGRMYSDAEFFSNLIGVKAPVIASNGAFIKQKNEKEAIYKNILEEKLFVKLLNVFIKYKVYPTFYTPQNAYCGSIIIKVFVEYIKLRGGMSRATKIKYIRTIKQWDKVFKIEKNNIVKCEVMHKDTEKLLKVRAEIQKIEGIEIVSSSKHNIEITSKGVSKGRAVEKLANYYNIKKDEIIAIGDSENDISMIEFAGMGIAMGNAIERVKQKSDFITDTNDNEGVAKAINKFILD comes from the coding sequence ATGGGATATAAATTAGTTTGCATTGATATGGATGGAACACTTTTAAATAGCAAACACAAAGTGAGTAATGCCTCAAAAGAAGCGTTACTAAAGGCACATAATAAGGGCGTAAAAATTGTTATCAGTACTGGTAGGATGTACTCTGACGCAGAGTTTTTTTCAAATCTTATTGGAGTAAAAGCTCCGGTTATAGCATCAAATGGGGCTTTTATAAAACAAAAAAATGAGAAGGAAGCAATTTACAAAAACATTTTAGAAGAAAAATTATTTGTAAAATTATTGAATGTATTTATTAAATATAAGGTCTATCCAACTTTTTATACACCCCAAAATGCATATTGTGGAAGTATTATTATTAAGGTTTTCGTTGAATATATAAAATTAAGGGGTGGAATGAGTAGAGCTACTAAAATTAAATACATAAGGACTATTAAGCAGTGGGATAAGGTGTTTAAGATTGAAAAGAATAATATAGTTAAGTGTGAGGTTATGCACAAAGACACTGAGAAACTTTTAAAAGTTCGTGCAGAAATACAAAAAATAGAAGGAATTGAGATTGTGAGTTCCTCAAAACACAATATTGAGATTACTAGCAAGGGAGTTTCCAAAGGCAGAGCAGTTGAAAAACTCGCTAATTATTATAATATAAAAAAAGATGAGATAATTGCTATAGGCGACAGTGAAAATGACATATCAATGATAGAATTTGCAGGTATGGGAATAGCAATGGGAAATGCAATAGAACGGGTAAAACAAAAATCAGATTTTATTACAGACACTAATGATAATGAGGGAGTCGCTAAAGCTATAAATAAATTTATACTAGATTAG
- a CDS encoding glycoside hydrolase family 1 protein, which yields MQSNTERFPKGFLWGGAVAANQCEGAYNEDGKGLSTQDIAPRGISGKNTKEPTEDNLKLIGIDFYHRYKEDIKLFAEMGFKTFRTSIAWSRIFPNGDDAMPNEKGLQFYDDLFDECLKYGMEPLVTISHYETPLALSKNYDGWVNRKLIGFFENYCKTIFDRYKNKVKYWLTFNEINSVLHQPYMSGGIFTDKEKLTKQDLYQAIHHELVASAMAVKIGHEMMPGAKIGCMILGVPNYPLTPNPSDVIEAMKQDRENLYFADVHVRGVYPKYMDKYFKDNNIKIIMESGDAEVLKNTVDFVSFSYYMSSCATSDLTKAKGASGNIISGVPNPYLESSQWGWQIDPQGLRYILNLLYDRYQKPLFIVENGLGAVDELVIGKDGNKTVYDDYRIKYLNDHLVQVAKAIEDGVDIMGYTSWGCIDLVSASTAELKKRYGFIYVDRNDDGSGDLGRYKKKSFDWYKEVIRTNGKSLI from the coding sequence ATGCAAAGTAATACAGAAAGATTTCCAAAAGGATTCTTATGGGGTGGAGCAGTTGCTGCTAACCAATGTGAAGGGGCATATAATGAAGATGGTAAGGGTCTATCAACGCAAGATATAGCACCGAGAGGCATCAGTGGAAAAAATACAAAAGAACCAACAGAAGATAACTTGAAATTGATAGGTATTGATTTTTATCATAGATATAAAGAGGATATCAAATTATTTGCTGAGATGGGATTTAAGACATTTAGGACATCTATTGCATGGTCTAGAATATTTCCGAATGGTGATGATGCCATGCCTAATGAGAAAGGGTTACAATTTTATGATGATTTATTTGATGAATGTTTAAAATATGGGATGGAGCCACTGGTTACAATTTCTCATTATGAGACGCCTCTTGCCTTATCTAAGAATTATGATGGTTGGGTAAATAGAAAGCTTATAGGATTTTTTGAAAACTATTGTAAAACAATCTTTGATAGGTATAAGAATAAAGTGAAATATTGGCTTACATTTAATGAGATTAATTCAGTATTGCACCAACCGTATATGAGCGGTGGTATATTTACAGATAAAGAAAAGTTAACAAAACAGGATTTATATCAAGCAATTCATCATGAATTAGTAGCAAGTGCAATGGCAGTTAAAATTGGACATGAAATGATGCCTGGTGCAAAAATTGGGTGTATGATTCTTGGAGTGCCAAATTATCCATTAACGCCTAATCCTAGTGATGTAATTGAAGCAATGAAACAGGATAGGGAAAACTTGTATTTTGCAGATGTTCATGTAAGGGGAGTATATCCTAAATATATGGATAAATATTTTAAAGATAATAATATAAAAATAATTATGGAATCAGGAGATGCTGAGGTTCTAAAAAATACAGTGGATTTTGTTTCATTTAGTTACTATATGAGCTCTTGTGCAACCTCAGATTTAACAAAGGCAAAAGGAGCAAGTGGAAACATAATATCAGGAGTCCCAAATCCATATTTAGAATCTTCTCAGTGGGGATGGCAAATAGATCCACAAGGACTACGCTACATTCTTAACCTCCTCTATGACCGTTATCAAAAACCACTATTTATCGTTGAAAATGGATTAGGTGCTGTTGATGAATTAGTAATTGGTAAAGATGGAAATAAAACGGTTTATGATGATTATAGAATTAAATATCTAAATGATCATTTGGTTCAGGTAGCCAAGGCAATAGAAGACGGAGTGGATATAATGGGATACACTTCATGGGGGTGCATTGATCTTGTTAGTGCATCAACTGCAGAACTTAAAAAGCGTTATGGATTTATATATGTAGACCGTAATGATGATGGATCAGGCGACTTAGGAAGATATAAGAAGAAGAGTTTTGATTGGTATAAAGAAGTAATAAGAACAAATGGAAAGAGTTTGATATAA
- the licT gene encoding BglG family transcription antiterminator LicT gives MKIKKVLNNNAVTVMNNDNREIVVMGLGLAFKKRAGDELEEDRIERVFTLENKEVSERLKNLISEIPAKYVEISEEIIRYAEANLEKKLNENIYLTLTDHISFAMTRHKQGLNIKNPMLWDIKRFYKQEYAIGLTALNIIKENFEVTLLEDEAASIALHIVNAELNQDMPKVVAMTKVIQEILNIIRYNFKMDFDEESLSYHRLVTHLKFFAQRMMNETTAKSDDEYLYDIVIEKYSDVYKCVNKIKTHLRKAYNTTLSKEEMVYLTIHIQRVVNRDTIK, from the coding sequence ATGAAAATAAAAAAAGTATTGAATAATAATGCTGTTACTGTAATGAACAATGATAATAGGGAAATAGTTGTTATGGGTCTGGGACTAGCTTTTAAAAAAAGAGCTGGAGATGAGCTTGAAGAGGATAGAATTGAGAGGGTATTTACACTAGAGAACAAAGAGGTATCTGAAAGATTAAAAAATCTCATTAGTGAAATTCCTGCAAAGTATGTAGAAATTTCAGAAGAAATAATAAGGTATGCAGAAGCAAATTTAGAAAAAAAACTAAATGAAAATATATATTTAACTTTAACAGACCATATTAGTTTTGCAATGACTAGACACAAACAAGGATTAAACATAAAAAATCCTATGCTTTGGGATATAAAAAGATTTTATAAACAAGAATATGCAATTGGACTTACTGCACTTAATATTATAAAAGAAAACTTTGAGGTAACGTTACTAGAGGATGAGGCAGCCTCGATTGCTCTTCATATTGTGAATGCAGAACTAAATCAGGATATGCCAAAGGTTGTAGCTATGACAAAGGTTATTCAGGAAATACTTAATATAATTAGATATAACTTTAAAATGGATTTTGATGAAGAGTCCTTAAGCTACCACAGATTAGTAACTCATTTAAAGTTTTTTGCTCAACGAATGATGAATGAAACTACAGCTAAAAGTGATGATGAATATTTATATGACATTGTAATAGAGAAGTATAGCGATGTGTATAAATGTGTAAATAAAATAAAGACTCATTTAAGAAAAGCTTATAACACAACATTGTCAAAAGAGGAAATGGTATACCTTACTATTCATATTCAAAGAGTTGTTAATCGAGATACAATTAAATAA
- a CDS encoding DUF3231 family protein yields MDIISLIKKVHKREDVVDIQEAFNIYSLLRARYVSTQTVQLFKNFVHDVDWEVILGGFQKNFENQINNLEKLGEKFRIIMPNRPPVDVKFATRLNDITDDYIYKKIYHDLVAQLMSLSHAVRSTSTNDNLRNIIIEDLKIHFQDFDTLYKFGKLKGWEETYPTYKTAIIQDKEQLSTSEAFHIWDHIVMRYEQIELIGIFSGFAHDTEFKVILEHGLYIYNKQVNKLEKLALKLNIPLPNRSALPVATPIDPEMITDKFMYRIILSWQLASLDAHLRAIIETIRNESLRKLWTDILDDELSYYDKYLKYGKMKGWTRVVPIYGEPVT; encoded by the coding sequence TTGGATATAATTTCGTTAATTAAGAAAGTTCATAAGAGAGAAGATGTTGTAGATATCCAGGAGGCATTTAATATATATAGTCTTTTAAGAGCGAGATATGTCAGCACTCAAACAGTTCAATTATTTAAGAACTTTGTTCATGATGTAGATTGGGAAGTAATCCTAGGTGGATTTCAAAAAAATTTTGAAAATCAAATAAATAATCTAGAAAAATTAGGTGAAAAATTTCGTATCATAATGCCAAACAGACCTCCGGTGGACGTCAAGTTCGCAACTCGGCTTAATGATATAACAGATGATTATATATACAAAAAAATATACCATGACCTTGTAGCGCAGCTTATGTCTCTTAGCCATGCGGTTCGTTCAACCAGTACAAATGATAATTTAAGAAATATTATTATAGAAGATTTAAAAATTCATTTTCAGGATTTTGATACCCTTTATAAGTTTGGTAAATTGAAAGGCTGGGAGGAAACATATCCTACTTACAAAACTGCTATTATTCAGGATAAAGAACAGCTTTCCACTTCAGAAGCCTTTCATATTTGGGATCATATTGTTATGAGATATGAACAAATTGAACTCATTGGTATATTCTCAGGTTTTGCTCATGATACTGAGTTTAAAGTGATACTTGAACATGGGTTATATATTTACAACAAGCAGGTTAACAAGCTTGAAAAGTTAGCACTAAAGCTTAATATACCGCTGCCTAACAGATCGGCACTGCCGGTAGCAACTCCAATAGACCCTGAAATGATTACGGATAAGTTTATGTACCGAATCATTCTAAGCTGGCAATTAGCTTCATTAGATGCTCATCTCAGAGCAATTATTGAGACTATTAGGAATGAATCATTGCGTAAGTTATGGACTGATATCCTTGATGATGAGCTCAGTTATTACGACAAATATCTTAAGTATGGGAAAATGAAAGGCTGGACGAGAGTAGTCCCAATTTACGGGGAGCCAGTTACATAA
- a CDS encoding ATP-binding protein, producing the protein MKDIMPIISLDCRDHNVDKNEYINKYDIEKKLNEKIMRLENELQHTKECLQSSNEEHLVYNEELLSANEEFKAVNDELLKINNQYQHKNQELSVLYSDVTNYLNSTDIGTIFLDEKLCIRKFTPSITKEINLKVQDIGRPMQDISNNLINDDLNMGAIEVLSSHMLYEKEIESKNGSWYLLKCAPYCTFDNLIKGVVLSLVDITNKKLLDETILSETLKTEFFSNLSHELRTPLNIILCTLQLLDTYTISSEVNDIERKFKKYIGIMKQNCYRQLRLVNNMIDITKLDAGFFDLNLQNCNIVNVVESVTMSVAEYIKTKSIKLIFDTDIEECIMSCDPEKIERVILNLLSNSIKFTRSGGIMKVNMYDKGKNIIIAIKDTGIGIPPDKLNIIFDRFRQVDRSLTRKQEGSGIGLSIVKSLVELHGGTISVRSEYGKGTEFIIVLPIMVLPKDNDIYEAFESESQERIERIHIEFSDIYSLN; encoded by the coding sequence ATGAAAGATATAATGCCAATTATAAGTCTAGATTGTAGGGATCACAATGTAGATAAAAATGAATATATAAACAAATATGATATAGAAAAAAAATTAAATGAAAAAATTATGAGACTTGAAAATGAATTGCAGCATACTAAGGAATGCCTTCAATCATCAAATGAGGAACATCTTGTTTATAATGAAGAACTACTGAGTGCAAACGAAGAATTTAAAGCAGTAAATGATGAATTACTAAAAATCAATAACCAGTATCAACATAAAAATCAAGAATTGTCTGTTCTATATAGTGATGTGACAAACTATTTAAATAGTACTGATATTGGAACTATTTTTCTAGATGAGAAACTTTGTATAAGAAAGTTTACACCTAGCATTACTAAAGAGATAAACCTTAAGGTACAAGATATTGGGCGTCCAATGCAGGATATATCAAATAATCTCATCAATGATGATTTAAATATGGGTGCAATTGAAGTATTAAGTAGTCATATGTTATATGAGAAGGAAATTGAAAGTAAAAATGGTAGTTGGTATTTATTGAAATGCGCGCCATACTGTACATTTGACAACTTAATTAAAGGAGTTGTTTTATCCCTTGTGGATATAACAAACAAAAAACTATTAGATGAGACAATTTTATCGGAAACTTTAAAGACGGAGTTTTTCAGTAATCTTTCTCATGAACTGAGAACGCCATTAAATATAATTTTATGTACCTTGCAGCTTTTGGATACGTATACAATTAGCAGCGAAGTTAATGATATAGAGAGAAAATTTAAAAAATATATTGGTATAATGAAGCAGAATTGTTACAGGCAATTAAGACTCGTTAATAATATGATTGATATTACAAAACTTGATGCAGGTTTTTTTGATCTAAATTTACAGAACTGTAATATTGTAAATGTTGTGGAGAGTGTTACTATGTCAGTAGCCGAGTATATTAAAACTAAATCTATTAAACTGATTTTTGATACTGATATAGAGGAGTGTATAATGTCTTGCGATCCAGAAAAGATTGAAAGGGTGATACTAAATCTACTTTCCAATTCGATAAAGTTCACAAGATCAGGTGGAATTATGAAAGTGAATATGTATGATAAGGGAAAAAATATTATAATAGCTATAAAAGATACAGGAATAGGAATTCCACCTGATAAGTTAAATATTATTTTTGATAGATTTAGACAGGTAGATAGGTCACTCACACGAAAACAGGAAGGCAGTGGTATAGGACTTTCCATAGTAAAATCACTTGTCGAGTTACATGGGGGTACAATTTCAGTAAGGAGCGAATACGGCAAAGGAACAGAGTTTATTATTGTACTTCCAATAATGGTGCTTCCTAAAGATAATGATATATATGAAGCGTTTGAATCTGAATCACAGGAAAGGATTGAGAGAATACATATTGAGTTTTCCGATATTTACTCTTTAAATTAG
- a CDS encoding beta-glucoside-specific PTS transporter subunit IIABC, which translates to MDYNNLASQILKLVGGEKNVLSVVHCATRLRFKLRDKKKADKIELEKTNGVLSVVESGGQFQVVIGSDVSDVYKEIMKIASFGVKSDSEDVVTEKESVSSKIFGVISGSFSPLIPALAGSGMLKALLTVLTMTGLLSVHSGTYSILSAAANAIFYFLPIFLGITCAIKLEANAYVGGIIGAALLEPNITALLLVGKTTSFIGIPVVLMNYSSTVFPIFIAVSIFAVFERLLKKIIHKDVQMFLVPMISMMVMVPLTVIAFGPFGVYAGNAIGAGVTFLSGKSGILTGAVMGAAWTFLTVLGLHWGLVPIILANIASGGDPIIAMAAAAVFAQMGLAFGVFVKTKDKKLKTLSGSTLLPGLLSGVTEPIVYGLLLRYKRTIPYVAVAGAVGGAISGILGVQEKVFAFPSALSTPAFSPMSRYAIAMAVPFVIVALLTIIFGYESKDKRSKANDELNDGDKSLLLKKEIIVSPLTGEVKSLSFVNDPVFSAGTMGKGIAIEPTIGEVVSPVNGTIKAIFPTKHAIGIMSDGGAEILIHIGLNTVQLEGKYFTQIAKQEDRVKKGDLLVKFDIDKIKEAGYEVITPIIITNTDNYSDVLASNIKQIKKGETLLTII; encoded by the coding sequence ATGGACTATAATAATTTAGCAAGTCAAATTCTTAAGTTAGTTGGGGGAGAAAAAAATGTATTAAGTGTTGTTCATTGTGCTACCAGATTACGATTTAAATTAAGAGATAAGAAAAAAGCAGATAAGATTGAACTCGAGAAAACAAATGGTGTTTTAAGTGTAGTTGAAAGCGGAGGACAATTTCAAGTAGTTATTGGAAGTGATGTTTCTGATGTTTATAAAGAAATAATGAAAATTGCAAGTTTTGGCGTGAAGTCTGATTCAGAAGATGTAGTAACAGAAAAAGAATCAGTTTCTTCAAAGATTTTTGGAGTTATTTCAGGGAGCTTTTCACCACTAATTCCAGCGCTTGCTGGTTCAGGTATGTTGAAGGCATTACTTACAGTTCTTACAATGACAGGTTTGTTATCTGTTCATAGTGGAACGTATAGTATTTTGTCTGCAGCAGCAAACGCTATTTTCTACTTTTTACCAATATTCCTCGGAATTACTTGTGCTATTAAATTAGAGGCCAATGCATATGTTGGAGGAATTATTGGAGCAGCTCTTTTAGAACCTAATATTACAGCATTGCTTCTTGTAGGTAAAACGACTTCATTTATTGGAATACCTGTTGTATTAATGAATTATTCATCTACTGTGTTTCCAATTTTTATTGCTGTTAGTATTTTTGCAGTGTTTGAAAGACTACTTAAGAAAATTATACACAAAGATGTACAAATGTTTTTAGTGCCTATGATATCTATGATGGTTATGGTGCCTTTAACTGTAATAGCCTTTGGACCTTTTGGTGTTTATGCTGGAAATGCTATTGGAGCAGGAGTTACATTTTTAAGTGGTAAAAGCGGCATATTAACAGGGGCTGTTATGGGAGCTGCTTGGACATTCTTAACGGTTCTAGGCCTTCACTGGGGGTTAGTGCCTATTATTTTAGCAAATATTGCATCTGGTGGTGATCCAATTATTGCAATGGCCGCAGCTGCTGTTTTTGCTCAAATGGGTTTGGCTTTTGGTGTGTTTGTAAAAACAAAAGATAAAAAATTAAAAACACTCTCAGGATCTACATTGCTACCGGGGTTACTCTCTGGAGTAACAGAACCTATTGTTTATGGATTACTTTTACGTTATAAGCGTACAATTCCATACGTTGCAGTTGCTGGAGCTGTTGGTGGAGCAATTAGTGGAATTCTAGGAGTACAGGAAAAAGTTTTTGCGTTTCCTAGTGCATTATCAACTCCAGCATTTTCGCCAATGTCTAGATACGCAATTGCTATGGCAGTTCCTTTTGTTATTGTAGCACTTCTTACTATAATATTTGGATATGAAAGTAAAGATAAAAGAAGTAAAGCTAATGATGAGTTGAATGATGGAGATAAATCATTATTATTAAAAAAAGAGATTATTGTTAGTCCATTAACTGGAGAAGTAAAATCGTTATCATTCGTAAACGATCCTGTTTTTTCAGCAGGAACAATGGGAAAAGGAATTGCTATAGAGCCAACAATTGGTGAGGTTGTATCGCCAGTAAATGGAACTATCAAGGCAATATTTCCAACAAAACATGCTATTGGAATTATGTCTGATGGAGGCGCTGAAATATTGATTCATATTGGATTAAATACGGTTCAATTAGAAGGGAAATATTTTACCCAAATAGCTAAACAAGAAGATAGAGTGAAAAAAGGTGACCTATTAGTTAAATTTGATATAGACAAAATAAAAGAAGCAGGATATGAAGTTATAACACCTATTATTATAACAAATACTGACAATTATTCAGATGTTTTGGCAAGTAACATAAAACAAATTAAAAAGGGCGAAACACTATTAACTATTATATAG
- a CDS encoding CheR family methyltransferase, with protein MKENKNTYTKVRTKNYGSDAIKIDTSKTDFSIVGIGASAGGLEAMSDFLRNVPENSGLAYVIVQHMEKDSKDILVELLQVDTSMKVVQAYENISVEPDKVYIIPPNKDMTIKHNVIHISDYIQSRALHLPIDLFFSSLANDKRERSIGVILSGMGSDGTAGIRKIKEKGGGVFIQEPSSAKYDGMPRSAIKTELVDVISTVEIMPLKIIYYIEHKTNMVVEGKEQTDKQKGYFDDIIAMLRSHTGHDFSSYKRNTIQRRIERCMGIHQFDDIATYVSFLKKNPQELEVLFKEFLIGVTNFFREQAEWELLKDKVIPALLAQRSPTDTVRVWISGCSTGEEAYSLAIVFKEVINKLKPFKDFSIQIFATDLDSEAIDKAREGVFSENIIKDISSERLSKYFVKVNRGYQVVKEIRDIVIFAQQNMIKDPPFTKVDIMICRNLLIYLTTEIQKKLIPLFHYSLNSGGFLFLGSAESVGNFTDLFKPLEPKSRIYQRLRPLIQKEPIEFPNSFAPYQPEANQPSEDVQNMQSLADKLILQCYSPAAVLVNGKGDILYITGRTGKYLEPAAGKVNWNIFAMAREGLNYKLNDAFYKAVRGKEVVVSKNAVVLNEGGELRVDITVNPLKEPETLRGMVMIVFTDVVTPIVCEKTSETEQPSATEQTPVSNKREGELERELLQARQMWQATSVEMQISQEEFKSSNEELQSCNEELQSTNEELTTTKEEVQSSNEELKTINFELQDKLDDLSLVTNDMKNLMDSTNIATLFLDNELLVKRFTNQMTVVSRLISSDVGRPVTDIVSDLIYTELTEDVRQVQSTLISVEKQILSRDGSWFNASILPYRTLDGKSDGVVITFVNITKSKMIEAELSKAKLALQKRIEDQDGELLIANNRLMDQEERGHREVAASIDQEQ; from the coding sequence ATGAAAGAGAATAAGAACACTTACACAAAAGTAAGGACTAAAAATTATGGTAGTGATGCTATTAAAATAGATACATCAAAAACAGATTTTTCAATTGTTGGCATAGGTGCATCTGCAGGGGGATTGGAGGCTATGTCAGATTTCCTTCGTAATGTGCCAGAAAATAGCGGACTGGCTTATGTTATCGTTCAGCACATGGAGAAGGATAGTAAGGATATTTTGGTAGAATTACTTCAGGTCGATACAAGTATGAAAGTTGTACAGGCCTATGAAAACATATCTGTGGAGCCGGACAAAGTCTACATAATTCCACCAAATAAGGATATGACTATTAAACATAACGTTATACATATTTCTGATTATATTCAGTCTCGCGCTCTGCATCTGCCTATAGATTTATTCTTTTCCTCACTTGCGAATGATAAGCGAGAGCGGAGTATTGGTGTCATATTATCTGGTATGGGCAGTGACGGTACAGCGGGAATAAGAAAGATTAAGGAAAAAGGCGGAGGTGTCTTTATTCAAGAACCTTCCTCTGCTAAATATGATGGCATGCCTCGTAGCGCTATTAAGACAGAATTAGTAGACGTTATATCCACTGTAGAGATAATGCCTTTAAAGATTATTTATTATATAGAACACAAGACAAATATGGTTGTGGAAGGCAAGGAACAGACAGATAAACAAAAAGGATACTTTGATGATATTATAGCTATGTTACGGTCACACACAGGTCATGATTTCTCGTCGTATAAAAGAAATACTATACAGCGTAGGATTGAACGATGCATGGGTATTCATCAATTTGATGATATAGCTACATATGTGAGCTTTTTAAAGAAGAATCCTCAAGAACTGGAAGTGTTATTTAAAGAATTTTTAATTGGGGTTACCAATTTCTTTCGTGAACAGGCGGAGTGGGAATTGCTAAAAGATAAAGTTATACCGGCACTCTTAGCTCAGAGGTCGCCAACTGATACGGTTCGAGTTTGGATATCTGGCTGTTCTACTGGCGAAGAGGCTTACTCTTTAGCAATTGTATTCAAAGAGGTGATAAACAAATTAAAGCCTTTTAAAGACTTTTCTATTCAGATTTTTGCTACTGATTTAGACTCTGAAGCTATTGATAAAGCACGGGAGGGGGTTTTCTCTGAAAATATCATAAAAGATATTTCGAGTGAACGCCTAAGTAAGTATTTCGTCAAGGTGAATCGTGGCTATCAGGTTGTCAAGGAAATTCGGGATATTGTCATCTTTGCTCAGCAAAACATGATTAAGGATCCTCCATTTACAAAGGTTGATATAATGATTTGCAGGAACTTACTTATTTACTTGACAACAGAAATTCAGAAAAAGTTAATTCCTCTTTTTCATTACAGTCTAAATAGCGGGGGATTTTTATTTTTAGGAAGTGCAGAATCAGTAGGGAACTTTACTGATCTTTTTAAACCACTTGAGCCCAAATCGCGAATTTATCAGAGGCTTAGGCCTTTAATTCAGAAGGAGCCTATAGAATTCCCTAACTCCTTTGCACCTTATCAACCAGAAGCAAACCAGCCGTCAGAAGACGTTCAAAACATGCAGTCGCTAGCGGATAAACTGATTTTGCAATGTTATTCACCAGCAGCAGTTCTTGTTAATGGTAAAGGTGATATCCTCTACATTACTGGGCGAACGGGTAAGTATCTGGAACCGGCTGCCGGTAAGGTTAATTGGAATATTTTTGCCATGGCCCGTGAAGGGTTAAACTATAAATTGAATGACGCTTTCTACAAGGCTGTTCGTGGAAAAGAAGTGGTTGTTTCTAAGAATGCTGTTGTGCTAAATGAAGGTGGAGAGCTGAGGGTAGATATCACAGTAAATCCGCTCAAAGAGCCAGAGACGCTACGTGGGATGGTAATGATTGTTTTTACCGACGTAGTAACTCCTATTGTATGCGAAAAAACAAGTGAAACTGAACAACCGAGTGCAACTGAACAAACGCCTGTCAGTAATAAGCGGGAGGGGGAACTAGAGCGGGAACTACTACAAGCTCGCCAAATGTGGCAAGCTACCAGTGTAGAAATGCAGATATCTCAAGAAGAATTCAAATCAAGTAATGAGGAACTGCAGTCATGCAACGAAGAACTTCAGTCGACAAACGAGGAACTGACCACAACCAAGGAAGAGGTACAATCCTCAAATGAAGAGCTGAAGACAATAAATTTTGAACTACAGGATAAGTTAGATGACTTATCACTAGTCACAAATGATATGAAGAATCTAATGGATAGCACGAATATTGCCACCTTATTTTTGGATAATGAGTTGCTTGTTAAACGCTTCACCAATCAAATGACTGTAGTCTCAAGGCTTATATCCAGCGACGTAGGAAGACCAGTTACTGACATCGTGTCAGATCTTATTTATACTGAATTAACAGAGGATGTTAGGCAGGTGCAAAGCACGCTGATCTCAGTTGAAAAACAGATATTGTCTCGCGATGGTAGTTGGTTTAATGCGTCCATCCTGCCTTATCGCACGTTGGATGGTAAAAGTGATGGTGTAGTCATCACTTTTGTAAATATCACTAAGTCAAAAATGATAGAGGCGGAGCTCAGTAAAGCAAAATTGGCTTTGCAAAAGCGTATTGAGGATCAAGATGGCGAGCTGTTAATTGCAAATAATAGGCTGATGGATCAAGAAGAACGAGGTCATAGAGAAGTCGCTGCGTCTATTGATCAGGAGCAGTAA